The following proteins are encoded in a genomic region of Sulfurimonas sp. HSL3-7:
- a CDS encoding (Fe-S)-binding protein, translated as MMSKKQKRPEDIFNFSETSDACIKCGMCIPVCTIHNVNADEVTSPRGFIDLLGAYQKGNLELDKTAKDIFESCFLCTNCVDICPKALPTDMVIEQVRADIAEKFGLAWFKKAFFFLLRHRFTMDLLFKLGYVFQTCGFKIKAEQQSMEPRFRLPIIKKDRLLPSMGKTSFLNANPENIDNGGKRRVAIFIGCLANYNYTEIGKGLLDILEALEIDAFIPKKQLCCGAPAYFTGDFDTVDNNAKKNIEYFESFIDEVEAIIIPEATCSAMIKIDYEHFFHDQPEWQERARKLKDKVFMATEWLQHHTHLEHLLSAKAKNDLIVTYHDPCHARKMQGVHNEPRNLIKQSYVLKEMSDPNVCCGFGGVTMQTEKYHFAKAAGVPKAAMIKETGAQVVSAECSACRMQINDSLYQAEVDTIFKNPIELIAEALKKQ; from the coding sequence ATGATGAGCAAGAAACAAAAACGTCCGGAAGATATCTTCAACTTCAGTGAGACCAGCGATGCCTGTATCAAGTGCGGGATGTGTATACCGGTCTGTACCATCCACAACGTCAACGCCGACGAGGTCACCTCGCCGCGCGGTTTCATCGATCTGCTCGGGGCCTATCAGAAAGGCAACCTCGAACTGGATAAAACGGCCAAAGATATCTTCGAGAGCTGTTTCCTCTGTACCAACTGCGTCGACATTTGTCCGAAGGCCCTGCCGACCGACATGGTGATCGAACAGGTGCGCGCCGATATCGCCGAGAAGTTCGGACTGGCGTGGTTTAAAAAGGCCTTCTTCTTTCTGCTGCGCCACCGTTTCACGATGGACCTGCTCTTCAAGCTCGGCTACGTCTTTCAGACCTGCGGCTTCAAGATCAAGGCAGAACAGCAGTCGATGGAACCGCGTTTTCGTCTGCCGATCATCAAAAAAGACCGCCTGCTGCCGAGTATGGGCAAGACCTCGTTTTTGAACGCGAATCCCGAGAACATCGACAACGGCGGAAAACGAAGGGTGGCGATCTTCATCGGCTGTCTTGCCAACTACAACTATACCGAGATCGGCAAAGGGCTACTGGATATTCTCGAAGCCCTTGAGATTGACGCTTTCATCCCGAAAAAACAGCTATGCTGCGGGGCACCGGCCTACTTTACAGGCGATTTCGATACGGTCGACAACAACGCGAAAAAGAACATCGAATATTTTGAGAGCTTCATCGATGAGGTTGAAGCGATCATTATCCCCGAGGCGACCTGTTCGGCGATGATCAAGATCGACTACGAGCACTTCTTCCATGACCAGCCGGAGTGGCAGGAACGGGCGAGAAAGCTCAAAGACAAGGTCTTCATGGCGACCGAGTGGCTCCAGCACCACACCCATCTGGAACATCTGCTTTCGGCAAAAGCCAAAAACGATCTGATCGTCACCTACCACGACCCCTGCCATGCCAGAAAGATGCAGGGTGTCCACAACGAGCCGCGCAACCTCATAAAGCAGAGCTACGTCCTTAAAGAGATGAGCGACCCGAACGTCTGCTGTGGCTTCGGCGGGGTGACGATGCAGACCGAGAAATACCATTTCGCCAAGGCGGCGGGGGTACCGAAAGCGGCGATGATCAAGGAGACCGGGGCGCAGGTGGTCTCGGCGGAGTGCTCCGCCTGCCGTATGCAGATCAACGACTCGCTCTATCAGGCAGAGGTCGATACGATCTTCAAGAACCCGATCGAGCTGATCGCCGAAGCGCTTAAAAAACAGTGA
- a CDS encoding HAD-IC family P-type ATPase: protein MQSNSLWQSKAPDEVIKAFNSDAKSGLSEEEARKRAREEGANELVRIDRAPWYRVFLRQFTDVLILILFAAAAISLAIGEVGDAVTILVIIVLNGVLGFVQEFKAENAIEALRQMLHPTAKVLRDGKEQIIDAKLLVRGDIVLLEIGDKVPADLRLLQSVNLKADESALTGESSSVAKNSDLLSEEKPLSEQSNMAWMGTAVVNGRGSGLVVETGMATQFGKIAGMTQRVKEAPTPLQKKLAVLGRKLGIYSVAISVLVALFGWLLGKDLLEMFLTGVALAVAVVPEGLPAVVTITLALGIKAMAGQKALLRRLQAAETLGAATTICTDKTGTLTQNQMTVKKIWLAEGEVGVTGSGYDPAGHFEAEGEKIDYRSRAGLMLLLKSALVCNHAKVQKSNGGWEAIGEPTEAALVVAAYKARLYNEEEEKTVSELSFSSARKRMSVIVHEKGVLTAYVKGAPEVILERSSRLFKEGRAVALDETQKEEVETAYTMMASKGLRTLAVAFRELSDESSLSEESVENDLILLGIVGIIDPPHEAVPEAIRTADEAGLKVIMITGDSPDTALSIADAIGLKAERAVTSGELAEIEDDALAELLKERVLFARTRPEEKLRIVKILKSRGEVVAMTGDGVNDAPALKEADVGIAMGKKGTDVAKSASDIVLTDDNFASIVNAVKEGRREYDNIQKFVQYLLASNSGEVIAIFVNILLGGPLILIPVQILWMNLVTDGMTAVALGVEPAEKGIMKRPPREVREPILDRYGIIMIALLGGYVGLATLWLFHHYLSQAPENGLLLAQTVAFTGIIILEKMIVLNFRSLREPINAIGFFSNKWLLGAIALTVALQAGAVYLPFLQEALHTTAMGWEDWGIIVLVALPIFIITEIYKWVRWK from the coding sequence GTGCAGAGTAACTCGCTATGGCAGAGCAAAGCGCCGGACGAGGTTATCAAGGCTTTCAACAGTGATGCGAAGAGCGGGCTGAGCGAGGAGGAGGCCCGAAAAAGGGCGAGAGAGGAGGGGGCGAACGAACTTGTCCGTATTGACAGAGCCCCCTGGTACAGGGTCTTCCTCCGCCAGTTCACCGATGTGCTCATCCTTATCCTCTTTGCGGCGGCGGCCATCTCCCTGGCCATCGGTGAGGTCGGCGATGCGGTCACCATCCTGGTCATCATCGTCTTGAACGGGGTACTCGGGTTTGTGCAGGAGTTCAAAGCGGAAAATGCTATCGAAGCTTTGCGCCAGATGCTCCACCCGACAGCGAAGGTGCTTCGTGACGGCAAAGAACAGATCATCGATGCGAAATTGCTTGTACGCGGCGATATTGTTCTGCTGGAGATCGGTGACAAGGTCCCTGCCGATCTGAGGCTGCTGCAGAGTGTTAACCTGAAAGCCGACGAGTCCGCTTTGACGGGGGAGTCGTCATCGGTCGCCAAAAACAGTGACCTTCTCAGCGAAGAGAAGCCGCTCTCGGAACAGTCGAACATGGCATGGATGGGAACGGCTGTCGTCAACGGACGGGGGAGCGGTCTGGTTGTCGAGACAGGGATGGCGACCCAGTTCGGTAAGATTGCAGGTATGACGCAGCGTGTCAAAGAAGCGCCGACGCCGCTGCAGAAGAAGCTGGCCGTTCTGGGCAGAAAACTGGGCATCTACTCTGTTGCAATCTCCGTACTTGTCGCCCTGTTCGGGTGGCTGCTGGGCAAAGATCTTCTCGAGATGTTCCTCACCGGCGTCGCCCTGGCGGTCGCTGTGGTACCGGAGGGACTTCCTGCTGTCGTGACCATCACTCTGGCTCTGGGGATCAAGGCGATGGCCGGGCAGAAGGCGCTGCTCAGACGCCTTCAGGCGGCCGAAACGCTGGGTGCCGCCACCACGATCTGTACGGACAAGACCGGGACACTGACGCAAAACCAGATGACGGTGAAGAAGATCTGGCTTGCTGAGGGAGAGGTGGGGGTCACCGGCAGCGGTTACGACCCCGCCGGCCATTTCGAGGCAGAGGGCGAGAAGATCGACTACCGAAGCCGTGCCGGACTGATGCTGCTGCTGAAAAGTGCCCTGGTCTGCAACCATGCCAAGGTCCAGAAAAGCAATGGCGGCTGGGAGGCGATAGGGGAGCCGACCGAAGCCGCCCTAGTCGTTGCGGCTTACAAGGCGAGGCTTTATAACGAAGAGGAAGAGAAGACGGTCAGTGAATTGTCTTTCAGCTCTGCGCGCAAACGGATGAGTGTCATCGTGCATGAGAAAGGGGTATTGACGGCCTATGTCAAAGGGGCACCGGAGGTGATTCTCGAGAGAAGCAGCCGCCTCTTTAAAGAGGGGCGTGCGGTTGCGCTCGATGAGACGCAGAAAGAAGAGGTCGAAACGGCATATACAATGATGGCGTCCAAAGGGCTGCGAACGCTTGCTGTCGCTTTCAGGGAACTCAGCGATGAGAGCAGTCTCTCTGAAGAGAGTGTGGAGAACGATCTTATCCTTCTCGGCATTGTTGGCATCATCGATCCGCCGCATGAGGCGGTCCCCGAAGCGATCAGGACGGCGGACGAGGCGGGCCTCAAGGTGATCATGATCACCGGTGACAGCCCCGACACGGCACTCTCCATTGCGGATGCCATCGGCCTGAAAGCAGAGCGGGCTGTCACCTCCGGTGAACTTGCCGAGATAGAAGACGACGCCCTTGCCGAGCTCCTCAAAGAGAGGGTTCTTTTCGCGCGGACGCGTCCGGAAGAGAAGCTGCGGATCGTGAAGATACTCAAAAGCAGAGGAGAAGTGGTCGCCATGACCGGCGACGGGGTCAATGACGCACCGGCACTCAAAGAGGCCGATGTCGGCATCGCGATGGGCAAAAAGGGGACCGATGTCGCCAAGAGCGCTTCCGACATCGTTCTGACCGATGACAACTTCGCCTCCATCGTCAACGCCGTCAAAGAGGGGCGGCGCGAATATGACAATATACAGAAGTTCGTCCAGTACCTTCTGGCGTCCAACAGCGGGGAGGTAATCGCCATTTTCGTCAACATCCTGCTGGGCGGACCGCTGATCCTGATCCCGGTGCAGATCCTCTGGATGAACCTGGTCACCGATGGTATGACCGCGGTCGCCCTCGGCGTTGAACCGGCCGAGAAGGGGATCATGAAGCGGCCGCCGAGAGAGGTGCGTGAGCCGATCCTTGACCGCTATGGTATTATAATGATCGCACTACTAGGAGGCTATGTCGGCCTGGCGACGCTCTGGCTTTTTCACCACTACCTGTCGCAGGCGCCCGAAAATGGCCTTCTGCTTGCACAGACCGTTGCGTTTACCGGGATCATCATTCTTGAAAAGATGATCGTGCTGAACTTCCGCTCCCTGCGCGAACCGATCAATGCGATAGGTTTCTTCTCCAACAAGTGGCTGTTGGGGGCGATCGCCCTGACGGTGGCGCTGCAGGCCGGCGCCGTTTATCTGCCGTTTTTGCAGGAGGCGCTCCATACGACTGCGATGGGATGGGAAGATTGGGGTATTATAGTGTTAGTGGCACTGCCGATATTTATCATAACTGAGATCTACAAGTGGGTACGATGGAAATAA
- a CDS encoding DUF1566 domain-containing protein, which yields MQRLLFLLLASHSWLMSQTLVDEKTAFMWQDVVENKSVILTWQEAKENCEELDLEGFDDWWLPSESEMATIVDISRPAGRRIKKGFVYYKKNAVYWTASTYAWNAPHAWVVDFGSGASYTLPKEERRFVRCVRCSDFKKCIELFYDR from the coding sequence ATGCAGCGGCTTCTTTTTCTGCTACTCGCCTCTCACTCCTGGCTGATGAGCCAGACGCTCGTCGATGAAAAGACGGCGTTTATGTGGCAGGACGTTGTTGAGAACAAGAGCGTTATCCTGACCTGGCAGGAGGCAAAGGAGAACTGCGAAGAGCTTGACCTTGAAGGCTTCGACGACTGGTGGCTGCCGAGCGAGAGCGAGATGGCGACCATCGTCGATATCAGCCGTCCTGCGGGCCGCAGGATCAAAAAAGGCTTTGTCTACTACAAGAAAAATGCCGTCTACTGGACCGCCAGCACCTACGCCTGGAACGCGCCGCACGCCTGGGTCGTCGACTTCGGCAGCGGGGCTTCCTACACCCTTCCCAAAGAGGAACGCCGTTTTGTGCGCTGCGTGCGCTGCAGCGATTTCAAGAAGTGCATCGAACTTTTTTATGACAGGTAG
- a CDS encoding DsrE family protein: protein MNKLLILWTTEEVEVAKKMVLLYGSVILPRGYWDEAHLMIWGPSARVLAHNSELQAMLKTVQESGVETSVCVVCSDDYGVTEKLESLGVKAIHTGEFLTEALQKEWKVITL from the coding sequence GTGAACAAGCTGCTGATACTCTGGACGACCGAAGAGGTCGAAGTGGCGAAAAAAATGGTGCTGCTCTACGGCAGCGTCATTTTGCCGAGAGGCTACTGGGACGAGGCCCACCTGATGATCTGGGGCCCATCCGCCAGGGTGTTGGCCCATAACAGTGAACTCCAGGCGATGCTGAAAACCGTTCAGGAGAGCGGGGTGGAGACCTCGGTCTGCGTCGTCTGCAGCGATGACTACGGCGTCACTGAAAAGCTTGAATCACTCGGTGTCAAGGCCATTCACACAGGCGAATTCCTGACGGAGGCGCTCCAGAAGGAGTGGAAGGTCATCACTCTCTGA
- a CDS encoding LOG family protein — MRDAKNDCKAPLPWQRRKSLDEDPRAHERIEAITSGPGYEIAEKDSAFLEQHETLGIRLELDYLKAELLLQKHGIEHTIVVFGSTRIIEETTARRQLEALKSSPDACERAEAVEIAERILEKSRYYEIARRFGRLVGSAGAGPADSRITLMTGGGPGIMEAANRGAFDVAAKSIGLNISLPEEQFPNPYVTPDLCFQFHYFAIRKLHFLQRAKALVFFPGGFGTLDELFGILTLIQTRKIEPVPIVLVGETYWKELVNMEFMEKEGSIDPADRSLFSYGENAGEIWEDLLAWHRANGTPLF; from the coding sequence ATGAGAGACGCAAAAAACGACTGCAAGGCGCCGCTACCGTGGCAGCGCCGCAAATCCCTTGATGAAGACCCCCGGGCGCACGAAAGAATCGAAGCGATCACAAGTGGTCCCGGTTATGAGATTGCCGAGAAGGACAGCGCCTTCCTGGAGCAGCATGAGACACTGGGTATCCGTCTGGAGCTCGATTATCTCAAGGCCGAACTGCTGCTGCAGAAACACGGCATCGAGCACACCATTGTCGTTTTCGGAAGCACCCGCATTATCGAAGAGACGACAGCCAGGCGTCAGCTTGAAGCCCTGAAAAGTTCTCCCGACGCTTGTGAGAGAGCAGAGGCGGTGGAGATCGCCGAGCGCATACTGGAAAAAAGCAGGTACTACGAAATCGCAAGGCGGTTCGGACGATTGGTCGGCAGTGCGGGAGCCGGGCCGGCTGACAGCAGGATAACCCTGATGACAGGAGGCGGCCCCGGCATTATGGAGGCGGCCAACCGGGGGGCTTTCGACGTCGCCGCAAAATCGATCGGTCTGAACATCTCTCTGCCCGAAGAGCAGTTTCCCAACCCCTACGTCACCCCCGATCTCTGTTTTCAGTTTCACTATTTTGCGATCCGAAAGCTCCACTTCCTGCAGCGGGCGAAAGCCCTGGTCTTCTTTCCGGGCGGTTTCGGTACGCTCGACGAACTCTTCGGCATACTGACGCTGATACAGACACGGAAAATAGAGCCGGTCCCGATCGTGCTGGTCGGTGAGACTTACTGGAAAGAGCTGGTAAACATGGAGTTTATGGAAAAAGAGGGGTCGATCGACCCTGCGGACCGCTCCCTTTTCAGCTACGGCGAAAATGCCGGAGAGATATGGGAAGATCTGCTTGCGTGGCACCGGGCCAACGGGACACCGCTTTTTTAA
- a CDS encoding cation:proton antiporter: protein MNEVELGELLLSLSFIFVLTYTFGYLLARFRIPSILAALFVGMALSYTPFSAFVHSIAAFESTFSFLADLGVLFLLFYIGLQIELGEMKKSSSDIIWLTVLNTIFPFLFGAAAMLLYGYGWAIALVIGMTRMPTAEAVIVPILDEFKMIKTRVGTYIIGAGVLDDIIEVVLVGIVSVWIGVKSGQSHGGVIGLLAGIFVFMLISWAFYRWIPQMMEKWEPENLSGLMLLSLVILFGFGGFGEYVELGMVVGAITAGVIMRPLFEHEEQKGELLTKTTQTLSYGFFGVLFFFWVGFNADMEGFLQEPLLAIVLYLAGTVGKLLGVLLMVPMKKMALKEAVVVGVGLDARLTTEIIVAQLLYSAAIIDQKLFTALVAASSFTAITVPLLFSLLIRFWGREVCRAE from the coding sequence ATGAATGAAGTCGAACTGGGTGAACTGCTTCTCTCCTTATCCTTTATCTTTGTTCTGACCTACACCTTCGGCTATCTTCTCGCCAGATTTCGGATTCCCAGTATTCTGGCGGCATTGTTTGTCGGTATGGCGCTGAGTTATACACCGTTTTCCGCCTTTGTCCACTCTATTGCAGCGTTTGAAAGCACCTTTAGCTTCCTTGCCGATCTCGGTGTCCTTTTCCTGCTCTTCTATATCGGGCTGCAGATCGAGCTGGGGGAGATGAAAAAGTCAAGTTCCGACATCATATGGCTCACTGTTTTAAACACCATTTTCCCCTTCCTCTTCGGTGCCGCAGCTATGCTGCTCTACGGCTACGGCTGGGCGATCGCCCTTGTCATCGGGATGACACGTATGCCGACGGCCGAAGCGGTGATCGTGCCGATTCTCGATGAGTTCAAAATGATCAAGACACGCGTCGGTACCTATATTATCGGCGCGGGGGTGCTCGATGACATTATCGAAGTCGTGCTGGTCGGCATCGTCTCCGTCTGGATAGGGGTAAAGAGCGGTCAGAGCCATGGCGGCGTGATCGGCCTTCTGGCCGGCATCTTTGTCTTCATGTTGATCTCCTGGGCATTTTACCGCTGGATACCGCAGATGATGGAGAAGTGGGAGCCGGAGAACCTGAGTGGGCTGATGCTCCTGTCGCTGGTGATCCTTTTCGGTTTCGGCGGTTTCGGCGAGTATGTCGAACTGGGGATGGTCGTCGGGGCCATTACGGCAGGGGTCATCATGCGCCCCCTGTTTGAACATGAGGAGCAGAAAGGGGAGCTGCTTACCAAAACGACGCAGACCCTGAGCTACGGCTTTTTCGGCGTTCTCTTCTTTTTCTGGGTCGGTTTCAATGCCGATATGGAGGGCTTTCTGCAGGAGCCGCTTCTGGCCATAGTGCTCTACCTCGCCGGTACAGTGGGCAAACTGCTTGGGGTACTGCTGATGGTACCGATGAAGAAGATGGCGCTGAAAGAAGCGGTGGTCGTCGGGGTCGGACTGGATGCGAGGCTGACGACGGAGATCATCGTCGCCCAGCTGCTTTACAGTGCCGCGATCATCGATCAGAAACTTTTTACGGCGCTGGTCGCCGCCTCCTCTTTTACCGCGATTACCGTGCCGCTGCTCTTTTCTCTACTGATACGTTTTTGGGGCAGGGAGGTCTGCCGTGCAGAGTAA
- the hemN gene encoding oxygen-independent coproporphyrinogen III oxidase, whose translation MLDFAKFIKYSKPGPRYTSYPTALEFNDAFTYETYINKLESQESSRPLSLYFHLPFCRNACYFCGCNVVFTSKEEKMVRYIDYLKRELAILSRHVDTSREVIQMHFGGGTPTFFSAEQLKEIIVAIKSHFKNFSTDAEISCEIDPRHINEAQMKMMSEEGFNRVSFGIQDFNEKVQVAVHRVQPYDITKNAMDLARKYNMESVNVDLIYGLPYQSLETFKETLRLSLSLNPDRFAVFNYAHVPWLKKTMRKIDETTLPLPDEKLQIMQYTIDYLTENGYKMIGMDHFAKPEDELFKAIEKGELHRNFQGYTTKGGADLIGVGLTSIGEGVDYYAQNFKEMKAYEAAIDADRLPFERGVVLNEDDMIRQHVIMELMSNFKMDIKRFNADFDVDFNTYFADDLPGLQPFIDEELVRVNGDHIECSETGTLLIRNIAMVFDAYMNKHAGSKKTFSKTV comes from the coding sequence ATGCTTGACTTCGCAAAATTTATCAAATACTCTAAACCGGGACCGCGATACACCTCGTATCCGACGGCTTTGGAGTTCAATGATGCCTTTACTTATGAGACCTATATCAACAAACTGGAGAGTCAGGAGAGTTCGCGTCCTCTATCCCTCTATTTCCACCTGCCGTTCTGCCGCAACGCCTGCTATTTCTGCGGCTGTAACGTCGTCTTCACCTCCAAAGAGGAGAAGATGGTCCGTTACATCGACTACCTCAAACGCGAACTCGCGATCCTGAGCCGCCATGTCGACACCTCGCGCGAGGTGATCCAGATGCACTTCGGCGGGGGGACGCCGACCTTTTTCAGTGCCGAGCAGCTTAAAGAGATCATCGTGGCGATCAAAAGCCATTTCAAGAACTTCAGCACCGACGCCGAGATCTCCTGCGAGATCGACCCGCGCCATATAAATGAGGCGCAGATGAAGATGATGAGCGAAGAGGGGTTCAACCGCGTCAGCTTCGGCATCCAGGATTTCAACGAGAAGGTGCAGGTGGCGGTGCACCGCGTCCAGCCCTACGACATCACGAAAAATGCGATGGACCTGGCCCGCAAATACAATATGGAGTCGGTCAACGTCGATTTGATCTACGGCTTGCCGTACCAGAGCCTGGAAACCTTCAAGGAGACCCTAAGACTCTCCCTTTCGCTCAACCCCGACCGCTTCGCCGTATTCAACTACGCCCATGTGCCGTGGCTTAAAAAGACGATGCGCAAGATCGACGAAACGACGCTGCCGCTGCCGGACGAGAAACTGCAGATCATGCAGTACACCATCGACTATCTCACGGAGAACGGCTACAAAATGATCGGGATGGACCACTTTGCCAAACCCGAGGACGAACTCTTCAAAGCGATAGAGAAGGGTGAACTCCACCGCAACTTCCAGGGCTACACCACCAAGGGCGGCGCCGACCTGATCGGTGTCGGCCTCACTTCGATCGGCGAGGGGGTAGACTACTACGCCCAGAACTTCAAAGAGATGAAGGCGTACGAGGCGGCGATCGATGCGGACAGACTGCCGTTCGAACGCGGTGTTGTGCTTAACGAGGATGACATGATACGCCAGCATGTGATCATGGAGCTGATGAGCAACTTCAAAATGGATATCAAACGTTTCAATGCCGATTTTGACGTTGATTTCAACACCTATTTTGCAGATGACCTACCGGGGCTCCAACCGTTTATTGATGAGGAACTGGTGCGTGTCAACGGCGATCATATCGAGTGCTCGGAGACGGGGACCCTGCTGATCAGAAACATCGCCATGGTGTTTGATGCCTATATGAACAAGCACGCCGGTTCCAAAAAGACCTTTTCAAAGACAGTATGA